A DNA window from Trichomycterus rosablanca isolate fTriRos1 chromosome 9, fTriRos1.hap1, whole genome shotgun sequence contains the following coding sequences:
- the ivns1abpa gene encoding influenza virus NS1A-binding protein homolog A: MIPNGYLIFEDESFLDSTVAKMNALRKSGQFCDVRLQVCGHELMAHRAVLACCSPYLFEIFNSDLEPHGISHVKFEDLNPEAVEILLNYAYTAQLKADKDLVREVYSAAKRLKMERVKQICGDYLLSKIDSQNAISYRNFASSMGDSRLLAKIDGYIQEHLLEISEQEDFLKLPRLKLEVMLEDHLSLPSNGKLYSKVISWVQRSMWENGEPLERLMEEVQTLYYSADHKLLDGGLLESQAEVFGAEDDRVQFVQKKPPRENVHRQLSNSSSGSLSPGSAKLEWKYIASEKTTNSTYLCLAVLNGVLCVIFLHGRNSPQTSPSATPCLQKSMSFESAPLEEEQERMLAPMHYARSGLGTAALSGRLIAAGGYNREECLRTVECYDLKNNSWSFIAPMRTPRARFQMAVLMDHLYVMGGSNGHSDELSCGEMYNPSKDEWTQVPELRTNRCNAGVCSLNNKLYVVGGSDPCGQKGLKNCDAFDPVTKEWTSCAPLNIRRHQAAVCELDGFMYVIGGAESWNCLNSVERYNPENNTWTLVAPMNVARRGAGVGIHAGKLFVAGGFDGSHALRCVEVYDPARNEWKMLGSMNSARSNAGVAVLGNLIFAVGGFDGNEFLNTLEVYNPELDEWSTCTDAFDSA; the protein is encoded by the exons GTGTGTGGTCATGAGTTGATGGCGCACCGTGCGGTGCTGGCTTGCTGCAGCCCGTACCTCTTTGAGATCTTCAACAGTGACCTGGAGCCTCACGGCATCTCCCATGTGAAGTTTGAAGATCTGAACCCAGAGGCTGTGGAGATCCTGCTCAACTATGCCTACACTGCCCA GCTGAAGGCAGATAAGGATCTGGTTAGGGAGGTCTACTCTGCAGCTAAAAGGCTCAAGATGGAACGGGTGAAGCAG ATCTGTGGAGACTATCTGCTCTCCAAAATTGACTCCCAGAATGCTATCTCCTATCGCAACTTTGCAAGCAGCATGGGGGACAGTCGTCTGCTAGCCAAGATTGACGGCTACATCCAGGAGCATCTGTTGGAGATATCCGAGCAGGAGGACTTCCTCAAACTTCCTCGTCTGAAG TTGGAGGTGATGCTGGAGGATCACCTGAGCTTGCCCAGCAATGGAAAGCTGTATTCGAAAGTAATCAGCTGGGTGCAGCGCAGCATGTGGGAGAACGGGGAGCCGCTAGAGAGACTGATGGAAGAG GTGCAAACGCTGTACTATTCGGCTGATCACAAGCTGCTCGATGGGGGCCTGCTTGAGAGCCAGGCCGAGGTGTTTGGCGCCGAAGACGACCGCGTTCAGTTTGTGCAG AAGAAACCACCGCGAGAGAATGTTCACAGACAGCTGAGCAACAGCTCTTCCGGCAGCCTCTCACCCGGCTCGGCCAAGCTGGAGTGGAAATACATCGCCTCCGAGAAGACCACCA ACAGTACATACTTGTGCCTGGCTGTGCTCAATGGCGTACTGTGCGTCATCTTTCTGCATGGTCGAAACAGTCCCCAGACCTCCCCCTCGGCCACACCCTGCCTGCAAAAGAGCATGAGCTTCGAGTCTGCACCCCTGGAAGAGGAGCAGGAGCGGATGCTAGCTCCCATGCACTATGCCCGTTCCGGTCTGGGTACTGCTGCTCTCAGTGGACGACTGATCGCTGCAG GTGGTTACAACCGAGAGGAATGCCTGAGGACTGTGGAATGTTACGACCTGAAGAATAATAGCTGGAGTTTTATTGCGCCAATGAGAACACCCCGGGCTCGCTTTCAGATGGCTGTGCTTATG GATCATCTGTACGTGATGGGTGGATCTAACGGTCATTCGGATGAGCTGAGCTGTGGGGAGATGTACAACCCGAGCAAAGATGAGTGGACCCAAGTCCCAGAGCTTCGGACCAATCGCTGCAATGCAG GTGTCTGTTCTCTAAACAACAAGCTCTATGTTGTGGGGGGATCAGACCCCTGTGGACAGAAAGGTCTAAAGAACTGTGATGCTTTTGATCCTGTGACCAAGGAGTGGACCAGCTGTGCCCCGTTAAACATCA GGAGGCACCAGGCGGCTGTGTGCGAGTTGGATGGCTTTATGTACGTGATTGGTGGAGCTGAGTCGTGGAACTGTCTGAACAGCGTGGAGCGTTACAACCCCGAAAACAACACCTGGACCCTGGTCGCCCCTATGAACGTGGCTCGCAGAGGAGCTGGCGTGGGCATACATGCAG GAAAGCTGTTTGTAGCGGGCGGTTTCGATGGCTCGCACGCCCTGCGCTGTGTGGAGGTCTACGACCCAGCCCGCAACGAATGGAAGATGCTCGGGAGTATGAATTCAGCACGGAGCAACGCTGGTGTCGCCGTACTTGGCAACCTCATCTTCGCTGTCGGTGGTTTCGACGGCAACGAGTTCCTGAACACTTTGGAGGTTTACAACCCGGAGCTGGATGAGTGGAGCACCTGCACTGATGCCTTCGACAGCGCCTAA